The Tenebrio molitor chromosome 5, icTenMoli1.1, whole genome shotgun sequence genome has a segment encoding these proteins:
- the rt gene encoding protein O-mannosyltransferase 1, with amino-acid sequence MENLRNRKKEKLIEQCSDGKTGEKKIENETSEKSKKTNGDVPNYLGNDEPTSTTKIINNVRESRTKFLRVSFEVDLLSVGLFLCGLITRMYKLEEPKNIVFDELHYGKYVSLYMKNTFFFDSHPPLGKQLVAAAAYLAGFDGKFKFDKIGSPYPDTIPLLALRCIPAFFGSLVIPTSYHLMLELGLTQWTSLLAAVLLLFDNALLTQSRFILMESMLLFFALFGIFCILKFRHYYSRPYCIFWFLWLSLASVSLTCALSVKYVGFYSCCLGVAILGRDFWKSLSSAALSDKALFTRFIVQTIVSLSVSFIIYLCIFYVHLNVLYKAGPHDSIMTSAFQASLEGGLASITKGQPLLVAHGSQITLRHTHGRTCWLHSHNHVYPIRYPDKRGSSHQQQVTCYSFKDVNNWWIVKRPNKNDLVVEQPIDIIKHGDVIQLVHGITSRALNSHDVAAPVSPQCQEVSCYIDYNVSMPAQNLWRVEILNKDQNGDSWHTIQSLIRLIHLDTNTALKFTGRQLPDWGFHQHEVAADRIINQDDTVWNVEEHRYTKSEDQKERERELVTAEMIPTAATSLTFWEKFFELHYKMMFSGTESVQNHMYSSEPFEWPLMSRGIAYWVSSTSNAQIHLIGNLLLWYSGTIGLLTYLSLLIFYLLRRRRLCFDLDKKTWEQFQLIGEVFLTGYLIHYLPYFFVERTLFLHHYLPAFIFKTLLLVALIEHVYFITKNILKHKVISYAFIISVSLWVVMIFYVFNKFTVLSYGTTPLTTNDIVDLRWKDTWDFIVHKN; translated from the exons ATGGAAAATCTacgcaacagaaaaaaagaaaagctTATAGAACAGTGCAGTGATGGTAAAACAGGTGAAAAAAAGATCGAAAATGAGACTAGCGAAAAGTCCAAGAAAACAAATGGTGATGTACCAAATTATTTAGGCAACGATGAACCTACCAGTACTACCAAAATCATTAATAATGTTAGAGAATCAAGAACTAAATTCCTTAGAGTTAGTTTTGAAGTTGATCTACTTTCAGTCGGATTGTTTTTGTGCGGTTTAATAACGCGAATGTACAAACTAGAAGAACCTAAAAACATAGT GTTTGATGAATTACATTATGGAAAATATGTGTCTTTATAcatgaaaaatacatttttctttgattCACACCCACCACTTGGCAAACAGCTGGTAGCAGCAGCTGCTTACTTAGCTGGGTTTGatggaaaattcaaatttgataaaatagGAAGTCCTTACCCAGACACAATCCCATTACTTGCTCTTCGTTGTATTCCAGCATTTTTTGGCAGTTTAGTAATACCAACTTCATATCATTTGATGTTGGAGCTGGGTTTAACTCAGTGGACATCACTATTGGCGGCAGTATTACTCTTGTTTGATAATGCCTTACTTACACAGAGCAGATTCATATTGATGGAATCTATGCTTCTCTTCTTTGCATTATTTGGGATCTtttgtattttgaaatttcgtCATTATTATTCTAGACCTTACtgcattttttggtttttgtggCTGAGTTTGGCATCTGTTTCATTAACTTGTGCTCTATCTGTGAAATATGTTGGCTTTTACTCCTGTTGTTTGGGTGTGGCTATTTTGGGGCGCGATTTTTGGAAGTCGTTGTCTTCTGCAGCCCTCTCAGATAAAGCACTATTCACTAGATTTATTGTCCAAACTATTGTTTCCTTATCAGTATCATTTATAATTTACCTGTGTATATTTtacgttcatttaaatgtcttGTACAAAGCGGGACCACATGATAGTATTATGACTAGTGCATTTCAAGCATCTTTAGAAGGCGGCTTAGCGTCCATTACAAAAGGACAACCTCTGTTAGTGGCACATGGATCACAAATCACGTTGAG GCACACCCATGGGAGGACTTGCTGGTTACATTCACATAATCATGTCTACCCAATTCGATACCCTGACAAAAGAGGATCTAGTCATCAACAACAAGTCACTTGTTACTCATTCAAAGATGTAAATAACTGGTGGATTGTGAAGAGGCCAAATAAAAACGATCTTGTTGTTGAACAACCTATAGATATAATAAAACATGGAGATGTTATACAATTGGTACATG GTATTACAAGTCGTGCCTTAAATTCTCACGATGTTGCGGCTCCAGTTTCACCACAATGTCAGGAAGTTTCATGTTACATTGATTATAATGTTTCAATGCCCGCACAGAATTTGTGGAGAGTAGAAATACTGAATAAAGACCAAAATGGAGATTCTTGGCATACTATACAATCATTAATAAGACTGATACATCTTGACACTAATACAGCTCTTAAGTTTACTGGCCGGCAGTTACCAGATTGGGGCTTCCATCAGCATGAAGTTGCTGCAGATAGAATTATTAATCAAGACGATACTGTGTGGAATGTGGAGGAAcatcgttacactaaat CCGAAGATCAAAAGGAACGTGAACGAGAACTAGTCACTGCTGAAATGATCCCAACGGCAGCGACTTCATTAACGTTttgggaaaaattttttgagcTTCACTACAAAATGATGTTTTCTGGAACTGAAAGTGTACAAAATCACATGTATAGTTCGGAGCCGTTCGAATGGCCGTTAATGTCTCGTGGAATAGCATATTGGGTTTCTTCAACCAGCAat GCTCAAATTCATCTTATTGGCAATTTATTACTGTGGTATTCTGGGACAATCGGACTTTTAACGTATCTTTCTTTACTCATATTTTATCTCCTTCGGCGACGGAGATTATGTTTCGATTTAGATAAAAAAACTTGGGAACAATTTCAGCTCATTGGAGAAGTATTTTTAACGGGTTACTTAATCCATTACTTGCCATATTTTTTCGTTGAACGCACATTATTTTTACATCATTATTTGCCcgcttttatttttaaaacgttaCTATTAGTGGCATTAATTGAACACGtctattttattacaaaaaatattttaaagcatAAAGTTATAAGTTACGCATTTATTATTTCGGTATCATTATGGGTTGTcatgattttttatgtttttaataaattcactgTACTTTCGTACGGCACAACGCCGCTAACTACAAATGACATTGTAGATTTAAGGTGGAAGGATACGTGGGATTTTATCGTTCATAAAAACTGA
- the LOC138132347 gene encoding uncharacterized protein isoform X2, with product MSENNVPHKSEIGQGDSVNPTPQPAPVKGWVQFDEDGTDKAKDTPAVIATESVHVNLERSISKPSENNVAVLDPKPMRNVELPVATVEPIRQGFSNGDIIVTLLPVNTRLPWITPAQFRPELVPEELMAQGLTLTVEEYVQAMELLVNDFRFTLYNVCYKRVLVVWIILAFSVLLGLLFSGLSGLTLFGLGIGWLVLNAAAIFFSMWLKYKLSRNLERCLAHVNKQLLRHKIVIALDDRGKISCHKVNLCFLYMDSAPCIAHLQTSIDQQERDPSNGWEQRMDITANDIVIQGSRTTRLSRKQERATLLYLRYAARWGRNVVRGLLISPPASGGRHCPSLTCPCQFVEEHLHCKPSGQPCMLCFYMSDRNVQSEVNPMHYPV from the exons ATGAGTGAAAATAATGTACCACATAAAAGCGAAATAGGCCAAGGTGACAGTGTTAACCCTACACCACAACCTGCACCAGTCAAGGGTTGGGTGCAGTTTGACGAAGATGGAACTGACAAGGCAAAAGATACACCAGCTGTGATAGCTACAGAAAGTGTTCACGTTAATTTAGAGAGAAGTATAAGTAAACCGTCAGAAAATAATGTCGCTGTTTTGGATCCAAAACCAATGAGAAATGTAGAGTTACCAGTTGCCACTGTTGAGCCAATTCGACAAGGATTTT CAAATGGTGATATTATTGTTACACTTTTACCTGTGAATACTCGTTTACCATGGATAACACCTGCTCAATTCCGTCCAGAGCTAGTGCCTGAAGAATTAATGGCTCAAGGTTTGACT TTAACTGTGGAAGAATACGTCCAAGCCATGGAACTTTTAGTCAATGACTTCAGATTTACCTTATACAATGTTTGTTACAAGCGAGTTTTGGTAGTTTGGATAATTCTCGCTTTCTCCGTACTACTAGGTTTACTATTTTCTGGTTTATCTGGTCTAACACTTTTTGGGTTAGGTATTGGTTGGTTAGTTTTAAATGCAGCAGCAATTTTCTTTTCAATGTGGCTGAAGTATAAATTATCACGTAATCTGGAACGATGTTTGGCACATGTAAATAAGCAATTGCTCAGGCATAAAATTGTGATAGCACTTGACGACCGAGGAAAAATATCTTGTCATAAAGTAAATCTCTGCTTCTTGTATATGGATTCTGCTCCATGTATAGCACACTTGCAAACGAGCATTGATCAGCAAGAGAGAGATCCGTCCAATGGTTGGGAACAAAGGATGGATATTACTGCTAACGACATCGTCATTCAAGGAAGTCGGACAACAAGACTATCCAGAAAACAG GAGAGGGCAACTTTATTGTATTTACGATACGCAGCTCGTTGGGGTCGTAATGTAGTACGTGGGTTGTTAATTAGCCCACCGGCCTCGGGGGGTCGTCATTGTCCATCTCTTACGTGTCCCTGTCAATTTGTAGAAGAGCACCTGCACTGTAAACCATCAG gACAACCATGCATGCTTTGTTTCTACATGTCTGATCGTAATGTTCAATCTGAAGTTAACCCTATGCATTATCctgtttga
- the LOC138132349 gene encoding proteasome subunit beta type-7-like produces MSVLCPEVPAPGFSFANCKRNALLESKGFPLPKATKTGTTIVGIIYKDGVILGADTRATEDTTVSDKNCEKIHYLAPNMYCCGAGTAADTEQTTQMISSQLELHRLFTNRVARVVTANQMLKQYLFRYQGHIGAALVLGGVDSTGPHLYSIYPHGSTDKLPYTTMGSGSLAAMAVFESRWKPGLEEEEGVKLVRDAIAAGIFNDLGSGSNVDVCVIRKGSVDYRRTYDEANKKGVRQSSYLYPKGTTSVLSSKVINVDVVDVAVHHVEPEHMDTA; encoded by the exons ATGTCAGTTTTGTGCCCAGAAGTTCCGGCCCCCGGGTTTTCGTTTGCCAATTGTAAACG GAACGCTCTCCTAGAAAGCAAAGGTTTTCCGCTTCCTAAAGCTACAAAAACTGGCACTACCATCGTTGGAATTATTTACAAAGATGGAGTTATTCTTGGAGCTGATACTAGGGCAACAGAAGACACAACAGTCTCTgacaaaaattgtgaaaaaatccACTATTTAGCCCCCAACATGTA TTGTTGTGGAGCTGGAACAGCTGCAGATACTGAACAGACAACTCAAATGATATCATCTCAGCTTGAACTTCATCGTTTGTTTACAAATCGTGTTGCACGTGTAGTAACTGCAAATCAAATGCTGAAGCAGTACTTGTTTCGCTATCAAGGCCATATTGGTGCAGCCTTAGTTCTTGGTGGAGTTGATTCAACAGGTCCCCATCTTTATTCCATATATCCTCATGGTTCAACTGACAAACTACCTTACACTACAATGGGTTCAGGTTCACTTGCTGCAATGGCTGTTTTTGAATCGCGTTGGAAGCCAGGATTAGAAGAGGAAGAAGGTGTAAAATTGGTTCGTGATGCTATTGCAGCTGGCATCTTCAATGACCTTGGATCTGGTTCAAATGTTGATGTTTGTGTTATTCGCAAAGGATCAGTGGATTATCGCAGAACTTATGATGAAGCCAACAAGAAAGGAGTGCGTCAGTCCTCTTATCTTTATCCTAAAGGAACTACCTCTGTTTTGTCCAGTAAAGTAATCAATGTTGATGTAGTTGATGTTGCAGTTCATCATGTTGAACCAGAACACATGGATACCGCTTAA
- the LOC138132347 gene encoding uncharacterized protein isoform X1 — protein sequence MSENNVPHKSEIGQGDSVNPTPQPAPVKGWVQFDEDGTDKAKDTPAVIATESVHVNLERSISKPSENNVAVLDPKPMRNVELPVATVEPIRQGFSNGDIIVTLLPVNTRLPWITPAQFRPELVPEELMAQGLTLTVEEYVQAMELLVNDFRFTLYNVCYKRVLVVWIILAFSVLLGLLFSGLSGLTLFGLGIGWLVLNAAAIFFSMWLKYKLSRNLERCLAHVNKQLLRHKIVIALDDRGKISCHKVNLCFLYMDSAPCIAHLQTSIDQQERDPSNGWEQRMDITANDIVIQGSRTTRLSRKQGRAEQLFLRYIQRWGKDFLRRRLDWTLDEMLGNPSNPLHINSALCPCQYVEEILANKPPRTDIRDCCPIWSRLLARRGID from the exons ATGAGTGAAAATAATGTACCACATAAAAGCGAAATAGGCCAAGGTGACAGTGTTAACCCTACACCACAACCTGCACCAGTCAAGGGTTGGGTGCAGTTTGACGAAGATGGAACTGACAAGGCAAAAGATACACCAGCTGTGATAGCTACAGAAAGTGTTCACGTTAATTTAGAGAGAAGTATAAGTAAACCGTCAGAAAATAATGTCGCTGTTTTGGATCCAAAACCAATGAGAAATGTAGAGTTACCAGTTGCCACTGTTGAGCCAATTCGACAAGGATTTT CAAATGGTGATATTATTGTTACACTTTTACCTGTGAATACTCGTTTACCATGGATAACACCTGCTCAATTCCGTCCAGAGCTAGTGCCTGAAGAATTAATGGCTCAAGGTTTGACT TTAACTGTGGAAGAATACGTCCAAGCCATGGAACTTTTAGTCAATGACTTCAGATTTACCTTATACAATGTTTGTTACAAGCGAGTTTTGGTAGTTTGGATAATTCTCGCTTTCTCCGTACTACTAGGTTTACTATTTTCTGGTTTATCTGGTCTAACACTTTTTGGGTTAGGTATTGGTTGGTTAGTTTTAAATGCAGCAGCAATTTTCTTTTCAATGTGGCTGAAGTATAAATTATCACGTAATCTGGAACGATGTTTGGCACATGTAAATAAGCAATTGCTCAGGCATAAAATTGTGATAGCACTTGACGACCGAGGAAAAATATCTTGTCATAAAGTAAATCTCTGCTTCTTGTATATGGATTCTGCTCCATGTATAGCACACTTGCAAACGAGCATTGATCAGCAAGAGAGAGATCCGTCCAATGGTTGGGAACAAAGGATGGATATTACTGCTAACGACATCGTCATTCAAGGAAGTCGGACAACAAGACTATCCAGAAAACAG GGTCGAGCAGAGCAGTTATTCTTGAGATATATACAAAGGTGGGGAAAAGATTTTCTAAGGAGACGTTTAGATTGGACCTTGGACGAAATGTTGGGTAATCCGTCTAATCCGTTGCATATCAATTCAGCGCTCTGTCCTTGTCAGTACGTCGAAGAAATATTGGCCAACAAACCACCAAGAACTGACATTAGAGATTGTTGTCCTATTTGGTCAAGATTACTGGCCAGACGGGGCATTGACTAa